The genomic window CGAAGCCGGCATGGTCGGAGCCGAGGTACACGCGCATGATCCGAGTGTGGCACGAGGCGGGCCGCGAGGCCGTCGGCGGGGTCCGGACGGGCGGTGACGGCGGGCGGTGGGGTGGGTGGCGACGGCGGGGCGGCGACGTAAGCGGCGACGTGGGCGCGACCACCGGCGGGACACAGGGCAGGACGCCCGGCGGGAAACGGGCAGGACCAACGCCCGGGGGCCGAATGGGACGAAGTGCCCATTATCACGAATCGGAATCAGGTCTTCCGTACCGGCGCGTGAGCGGTTTGAATGCGGGGGCTCGTCATCTGAGCGACCCGCACACGTAAGGAATCGTCCATGAACCCCCAGCCGACCCTTACGAAGGCAGGCGGAACGACCGGAGACCCCGGCAATCCCCAGCCTTCCGACGGTCTCAAGGCCGGACTCAAGAACCGCCATCTGTCCATGATCGCCATTGGCGGTGTGATCGGTGCCGGGCTGTTCGTCGGCTCTTCCGGCGGCATCGCCGCAGCCGGTCCCGCCATCCTGATCTCGTACCTGCTCGTCGGCGCGATGGTCGTCTTCGTGATGCGGATGCTCGGCGAGATGGCGGCCGCGAGCCCGAACTCGGGCTCCTTCTCGGCCTACGCCGACCGCGCGCTCGGCCGCTGGGCGGGCTTCTCCATCGGCTGGCTGTACTGGTTCTTCTGGGTCGTGGTGCTGGCCGTCGAGGCGACCGCGGGCGCGGTGATCCTGGAGAGCTGGATCCCGGCCGTGCCGCAGTGGGCGTGGGCGCTGATCGTGATGGTCGTGCTGACGGCCACCAACCTCGTCTCGGTGTCGTCGTACGGCGAGTTCGAGTTCTGGTTCGCGGGCATCAAGGTCGTCGCCATCGGCGCCTTCGTGGTCATCGGTCTGCTGGCCGTCTTCGGTGTGCTGCCGGGCTCCGACAACCCGGGCGCGGGCTTCGCGCACCTGACCGACGCGGGAGGCTTCCTGCCCAACGGCGCGGGCGCCATCCTCACCGGTGTGCTGATGGTCGTCTTCTCCTTCATGGGCAGCGAGATCGTCACGCTGGCCGCCGGCGAGTCCGAGGACCCGCGGCGCGCGGTCACCAAGGCCACCAACAGCGTCATCTGGCGGATCGCCGTCTTCTACCTGGGCTCGATCTTCGTGGTCCTGACGCTGCTGCCATGGAACGACAAGGCGATCGTCGAGAAGGGCTCGTACGTCGCGGCCCTGGACTCCATCGGCATCCCGGCCGCCGGCCAGATCATGAACGTCATCGTGCTGACGGCCGTGCTGTCCTGCCTGAACTCCGGCCTCTACACCGCCTCGCGCATGGCCTTCTCGCTGGGTGAGCGCGGTGACGCGCCGAAGTCGTTCGCCAAGGTCAACGCCAAGGGTGTGCCGACCGTCGCGATCCTGGGCTCCGTGGTCTTCGGCTTCGCCGCCGTCTGGGCCAACTACGCCTACAAGGACACGGTCTTCTCCTTCCTGCTGAACTCCTCGGGTGCCGTCGCGCTCTTCGTCTGGCTGGTGATCTGCTTCACCCAGCTGCGGATGCGCGGCATCCTGATGCGCGAGGTGCCGGACAAGGTGACGGTGAAGATGTGGCTCTTCCCGTACCTGACCTGGGCCACCGCCGCGATGATCGTCTTCGTGCTCGGCTACATGCTCTTCGACGACGCCAACCGCGAGGTCGTGCTGCTGTCGCTGCTGGTCGCCGCGGTCGTGCTGGTCATCGGTGTCGTGCTGCAGCTCAAGGACAAGCGCAAGGCCGGCCTCGACGCCTAGTCGCGCAGCCGGTACGTACACGCCGAAGCCCCGGTCCGCCGTCGAGCGGGCCGGGGCTTCGGCGTGCGTACGGGAGGGGCTCAGCCGCGGCGGCCGAGCAGCTTCCAGGCGGCGGGCAGGGCACCCATCGCCAGCGCGGCCTTGAGCGCGTCACCGATCAGGAACGGGGTCAGGCCCGCGGCGACGGCCTGGGAGAGCGTCATACCGGTGGCGAGGGCGAGGTACGGCACACCGACCGCGTAGATGATCGCGGAGCCGAGGGCCATCGTGCCGGCGGTGCGCAGGACCGAGCGGTCGGCGCCGCGGCGGGCCAGGGCGCCGGCCACGGTGGCGGCGAGCAGCATGCCGAGGATGTAGCCGAAGGACGGCATCGCGTACCCGGACGACGCCTCGGCGAACCATGGCATGCCGGCCATGCCGACCAGGGCGTACAGCGCGAGGGAGAGGAAGCCGCGGCGGGCGCCGAGCGCGGTGCCGACGAGCAGGGCGGCGAAGGTCTGACCGGTCACCGGGACCGGGGAGCCGGGCACCGGGACGGCGATCTGGGCGGCGAGGCCGGTGAGCGCGGCGCCGCCGGCGACGAGGGCGGCGTCCACCGCGTACCGCGTGCGGGAGGCGGGCAGCAGGTCGGCGAGGACGGCTCCGGGACGGACGGGTGCTGCTGCAGTGCTCATCGGTACTCCGCGAGGGTGGGGAGAGTGGTTCTCACATCGGTGTGGACATGGCGACGCTAACGCAGGAGTGAACGCTCGATCACCGTCAGCCGATGACAAAGGGCGGCTCGGCACGTTGGTGGAGACTGCACAAAGCGCAGTTGGCAAGCGCCCGGGGTGCGTGATGCTCGTCACTGAGGTGGTGGCGCGGGTGGCTCGTTTTGGCGATCGGTGAGGCGCTCGGCGAGACTGTTGATTCCTGCCAAATCCCCGAGAGTGACGAGCAGCATGCACGACGCACCGCCCCGCCCGACGGCCATCGGGGAAGAACCCCTCTCCCACGGGCTCAAGCAGCGTCATCTCACGATGCTCGGCCTCGGCGGGGTGATCGGCGCCGGCCTCTTCGTCGGCTCCGGCGCCGGGATCGCGGTCGCCGGGCCCGGGATCGTCGTGTCGTATCTGCTCGCGGGTGCGCTGGCGATGCTCGTGATGCGGATGCTCGGCGAGATGTCGGCGGCGATGCCCGCGTCCGGGGCGTTCTCGGTGCACGCGGAGCGGGCGCTCGGCCGCTGGGCCGGGTTCAGCGTCGGCTGGCTGTACTGGTTCATGCTGGTGGTCGTGCTCGCGGTGGAGGCGACGGGTGCGGCGACGATCGCCAACGGCTGGGTGCCGGGCGTGCCGCAGTGGACCTGGGTGCTGATCTTCATGGTGGTCTTCACCGCCGCCAACCTCGCCGCGGTCCGGAACTTCGGCGAGTTCGAGTTCTGGTTCGCCGCGCTGAAGGTCGGCGCGATCGTGCTCTTCCTCCTGCTGGGCGCGCTGGCAGTCTTCGGGGTGCTCCCCGACACGGACCCGGTGGGCCTGGCGAACCTCACCGGGCAGGGCGGCTTCCTGCCGAACGGCTGGGCGGGCGTCGTCTCCGGTGTCCTCGCCGTCGTCTTCGCCTTCGGCGGGCTGGAGGTCGTCACCATCGCGGCCGCCGAGTCCGACGACCCGGCCCGCGCGGTCGGGCGCGCGGTGCGCAGCGCGGTGTGGCGCATCCTCCTCTTCTACGTCGGCTCGATGCTGGTCATCGTGACCGTGCTGCCGTGGACCGCCATGAAGCCCGGGCAGAGCCCGTACGTCGCCGTGCTCGACTCGATCGGCGTCCCGGCGGCCGGGCAGATCATGAACATCGTGGTGTTCGTGGCGCTCCTGTCCGCCCTCAACGCCAATCTGTACGGCTCCTCGCGCATGGTCTTCTCGCTCGCCGAGCGCCGCGAGGCGCCGGCCGGGCTGCTGGCCGTGTCACGCGGCGGGGTGCCGCGGCGGGCGGTCTTCGCCTCGGTGGCCTTCGGCTTCGTCTCCGTACTGCTCAATCTGAAGTGGCCGGACACCGTCTTCCTCTACATGCTCAACGCGGTCGGCGCGGTGCTGCTCTTCGTGTGGGCGCTCATCGCGGTGTCGCAGCTGCGGCTGCGGCGGCGCATCGAGCGCGAGGCAC from Streptomyces formicae includes these protein-coding regions:
- a CDS encoding amino acid permease, translated to MNPQPTLTKAGGTTGDPGNPQPSDGLKAGLKNRHLSMIAIGGVIGAGLFVGSSGGIAAAGPAILISYLLVGAMVVFVMRMLGEMAAASPNSGSFSAYADRALGRWAGFSIGWLYWFFWVVVLAVEATAGAVILESWIPAVPQWAWALIVMVVLTATNLVSVSSYGEFEFWFAGIKVVAIGAFVVIGLLAVFGVLPGSDNPGAGFAHLTDAGGFLPNGAGAILTGVLMVVFSFMGSEIVTLAAGESEDPRRAVTKATNSVIWRIAVFYLGSIFVVLTLLPWNDKAIVEKGSYVAALDSIGIPAAGQIMNVIVLTAVLSCLNSGLYTASRMAFSLGERGDAPKSFAKVNAKGVPTVAILGSVVFGFAAVWANYAYKDTVFSFLLNSSGAVALFVWLVICFTQLRMRGILMREVPDKVTVKMWLFPYLTWATAAMIVFVLGYMLFDDANREVVLLSLLVAAVVLVIGVVLQLKDKRKAGLDA
- a CDS encoding biotin transporter BioY, coding for MSTAAAPVRPGAVLADLLPASRTRYAVDAALVAGGAALTGLAAQIAVPVPGSPVPVTGQTFAALLVGTALGARRGFLSLALYALVGMAGMPWFAEASSGYAMPSFGYILGMLLAATVAGALARRGADRSVLRTAGTMALGSAIIYAVGVPYLALATGMTLSQAVAAGLTPFLIGDALKAALAMGALPAAWKLLGRRG
- a CDS encoding amino acid permease; the protein is MHDAPPRPTAIGEEPLSHGLKQRHLTMLGLGGVIGAGLFVGSGAGIAVAGPGIVVSYLLAGALAMLVMRMLGEMSAAMPASGAFSVHAERALGRWAGFSVGWLYWFMLVVVLAVEATGAATIANGWVPGVPQWTWVLIFMVVFTAANLAAVRNFGEFEFWFAALKVGAIVLFLLLGALAVFGVLPDTDPVGLANLTGQGGFLPNGWAGVVSGVLAVVFAFGGLEVVTIAAAESDDPARAVGRAVRSAVWRILLFYVGSMLVIVTVLPWTAMKPGQSPYVAVLDSIGVPAAGQIMNIVVFVALLSALNANLYGSSRMVFSLAERREAPAGLLAVSRGGVPRRAVFASVAFGFVSVLLNLKWPDTVFLYMLNAVGAVLLFVWALIAVSQLRLRRRIEREAPEKLTLKMWCFPWLTWVALAGIGAVLVLMLGDDAARPQVLWSAGATAAVLLVAWLRELRELRDARAGRR